The sequence ACTTTACAAGAAACCCATGTAACAAACTTCTTTTGTGGTCATTTTAGCAAAAGCCAACACTTTTTTCAACTTTTGTACTGTGAGGGGGCAAGTCCCTTGCTAGGCTATTTAGGGAACTGCCTAAGGTTTCTAAGTAGAAAAAGACACCATAATTGTTCTAATATAGCTCACAAGATGTTGATAGTTCACAAATATATTCAAGTGCTTATCAAACATGGTTTATTCTAATATTAATGGTTTAGGTTTATTTTACCAACTACAATTTctaaaagaagtttttcaacacaaaaaaataataccCCAGCATATgcactaaattaaaataatatgtttgtaaaacttagtgtgcgtttgggaagtgcgttttgcgcttcccagCGTTCACGTCTGatttttcaaccttttttttttttttttttaaagccgtGATTGATGACTTTGAAGTGTAAACAGTGTACATACAGTAActttttcagcaacttttcaATCATGGGACCAACAAATctcacttttcagtaactttttcattaaaaatgggttccacaATACCATTCacactttaaaaattattttgttatagcgtttttcagtttttagctgtatccaaacggaccctaaacaCAAATATAATTAGTCATTTTATATcttaaaaattaggaaaaaattaattgaaaaatataataagaaaattatacATCTTATTTAATTGATACTTAGAtatcagaaaatattttattttaaagttgtCATCTCATatctcaatttaaaatttatacccAACCTACccttttttaaatcatttaagaaaaatgaaatgaactaCAAAGTCTACAATTCTCAAGGAGAAAAGGGTAAAACTATGCAAATGCATACCTTGTCTTTTCCAACAATCAAACAGCGAAAAAAAAGGACAGGGAGGAAATAACAAAACCTGTAGTAAGCCTGTAGCACATCTGTACTTGGGTTGACCCAACTTATGTTATTCAAGCTTGTCCCTAATATCTCATCATCAACTCCTCCAGAACACGTTGGACAGAAGATTGTATTCATGGAAACTGTTACATACATTTTGGTAGTTATGTTCAAGGGAACGTTTACGGGGTATTCATAGCTAGCTAAGCTCCTAATGCGATTAGTGAAGTTCAAGGCAGCGATATAATCCAGGTAAAAAGGAAGTGTAGTTGGAAAGGAAGGAGATGATGGGAAACTATAGTTGCTTTCATATTGGAGAATTGCAGTTGCATTGACATGATCAAATGCTGTAACAGAGGCGTCTTCGCTTGAGTATTGTCTAGCAGCCATATAATAGCGACCAAGAGACTGGTTTGTTGTGATTAAGACATCCATTGTTTGTCCTGGGCTTATCATTATGTAACTTGTAGCTAAAGGTTTAACATAACGTCCATCCATCCCAACAACTGTGAGATTATGTTGAGCTACCGCAAAAAACAATTCTGCATTCATGACAGCATTGATTATACGAAGAAGATAGGTCTTGTTGTAATCCACTGTCCGATGGTATGTTGTTTCTGCAAATATTAACATCATTGTTAAATATGTCAATTTACTTTTAGACAAAGCTTAAAGacaattttttaccaaaacttgTTAAAATGATCAACTTTGAGTGACCGAAAAAAGAAGTGTTAGGTCCATGTAAAGGAAATTGTCCACCACTTACAATTAATTACTCAAGTAAATTGTAGTAAAAATAATTGTACGTGAACCTAGAAGAAATGTGAACTTAAAGTTTGCGACATACCCTTGGAGCAGGCACAAAAATCTCCCGGTTCACCATTTATGGTATAAGCATCGGAATGTGGCAAATCACTACCAGCTTCAAGGGCTTCATCTACCTCTTCCTTTAAATTTCCCTTGTACCAGGCCGCTGTATATTCAATAGACTAAGTTAGACGTaaggtaaaaataataaatactttttttttttcggtgtttAAACTAGAGATTTCTTTGGTCACTTGTATTTCTCCGATCTAATCAAATCGATCTGTTGGcgaaacgaaaaaaaaaattaaataaataaaaaagatcccACTTTTGGATGTTGCAAAGTCTCCAAGTTGACCATTCATGATTCATGACACAATCTCCGAGATAGGATTTTACTTTAgaaccaaaaatagaaaaacattggatatatatctaataaaatttaattgctTGATAACGagttggggaaaaaaaaggaatcatTTGCAAATAATTATTCATCCCACAGTAAAGTGAACTTATatatctataatctataatgtagaatatatataaaataaaagttgtttgactttttgttaatcttgtaatatttattctttttaatatatatgtgtaattgattttaaatttaattctataaaattttgattaaaatcttatcaagtcaattttttttaatggtagattaaataatttcatattcaaATACAGTACAATAAATATGtcttaataattattaaattttatatttagaaaaaagtaaaagagaaaaaaaaacttatattttaaaaaattatcaaaagatGGTCTTTGACCTATTGACTATTGAGTATTGACACGTTAGAACGGGGCTGGAAATTGAATCACGAAAAGATTAATGATGGAGATATTATATTCTTGATTCTACTCAGTATATATtcgacaaaaaaagaaaaaaaaagaaaaaaaaaagaagaaaaagtaagaaCTATTGTGCAATGTATTTAGTCTTTCtatagaaaattaatttttgactTTGTTCACCAATTGGGGATTAGGCGTTGAAATTCTCGTAAATCCTAGCCTTCACTGGTTCATGTATCTAATTATTACCACCAATGGTAATAATTAGATACATGAACCGGCATAGGTGAATCAATTGTGATTCATATGCGGAGCCACATTTGTGTCAacaaagttaattttttttttccttggtaaaggaaaaaatgatttgaatattagatatttcttttgaaaatatcaaaataccaaaaagtatCCATTGAGCTATAAGAGAGTTTGAGAACTTAATAGTAgtaaattttttcctaaaaaaaaaaattagtagtaaATTTAGTGATTACAAAAGTTAAAGTTGTTTTAAGAagttattctttatttattttttttttttttcaaaagccatctaaaaaaaattcacttcataaatatttaaaaaaatgacttttttttttttaatggttccTTAAGAAcgattttcttttcctagtctctctctctctctctctctctctctctctctctctatatatatatatatatatatatatatatctatctatctaaaagaaaggaaatttgCAATAATTATTAGGTAATTATCATTTTGATGCATATATATAGGAACTGAACTAAACAATAAATTAGTACTTCATGATTTAAATTGCTAATTTGATTTACATACCATGatagtttctttttcttgcagAAGCAAGCAGCCTTTCAACATAACATATGcgtaaaaattaacaaatttttttttttgatagtaaCAATTCATAGTAAGAAAAtcaatattgaaaagaaaaatatatgcaaTCTAATTTTTATATCTTAAACAAGCAATACGATGAAAagaagatttgaaaaaaaaaattattacatagaAAATCAATGGATtggttaaaaaatttaacaaaaaggaGAAACGAGAGAccaattttattgtgttaataaTATCTGAAAAAAGTACCAAAAATGTTTCTGTGATTTTGTTTCGTTTTTCTTTTGtgaattataatattatataacaatatactgctatttctttcattatttattagATTATTAGcgtttctttcatttcttagaGGTCACATGAATTTAACAGCCCCAATACTTGATAAAAGTaagtttaattaaaataaaaatcattatgtcattatataaatatgattacgtgaacaaaaaattacatgggGGTCATCTCACACTTAGAAAAACATATAGCTAATAAAAAAGTACCAATTTTTCTCATCTATATTATTAATAACAGGATTTTCTGTttgggttttattattttgcgTGCTAAAATATCTTCACataaattcttaaactctctaaaatacctATACCTTTTAGTTGaatagttttaaattaaaaaaaaattatcttagttaaaagagtaatttactatttttttttaagtttccaaGTTTTAGGTTCTTAAACTTTTTTATCAAACACACCCTAAAATTTACtatagttttttaattgaattgtGATGTGCTTTATGTTAGAACTTATTTCTTTGTCCTTTGTATgatatgtgtttatttctttaaaaaaaaaaaaaaaaaagaattatgagctCTGATGTAGCCTTATTACTTTGTATGAtatggattgaacttattgttactgaaactgaaactgaaaatactgtagcaaaataatttttaaatgtgtaaatagtaccatgAAAcccattttaatattttttagtacaTGAATAGTGTTATAAACAGTGATGAACAGTActtgaatagtaatttttgtCCCTATACAGTAAACTCATGTGATGTTATTATTCAcaagtaaggaaaaaaaaaaaaaaatctaaaaacgcAAACTTGTAAACGCCAACGCCCACCCCCAAACGGCATGATGACTTTTTGGAAGAGTAATTACTGTCAAAAGTTACGTATTGGCGAAAGACTCAGTACGGTTGCCTAAAAAGTTTAAAcggttataaataaataaatttaattatttagtcATTATTAAAATAAGAAGTTAATATAAATTTCAGCTGATCCGGGGAGAATTAGGTAATTAGCTTTTCCCGCCCAAATCCTTgagtatttcaaaaaatagagaagttcCTGAAGAAAAGCGGCAatagaataaaatgaaaacattaaagaaaagaaaagcgcACCATGATTCACTCCGCATATGTAAACACACACTTTCACACATGTCTATACTCGATCTATACACACACGAAATGCAATTAAAATTGTACAttgaacttatcaaaaaaaaaaattgtacattgAAAACACGATTTTAAATGCGCACAATAGGTTTTAGTCTTAAAAAATACATTCTCCAATTGCAAGTGATATGAACCGGTAAGAACTATTAAAAAACTGACATAAAGTTGGCACATGCAAAAAATTGGAAGTGAAAAAGTGGGTTGTCTAATGCTATTGCAGtaaaagaaatctaaaaaattattttcaataatttaaaattaaacccttatatattttcaatttttacgcTCTTACCCAGCACAATGGTCTCTTCTCCATCTGCTTGGGGAAAAGAATAGGTGGATCCAATAGCAGGCAAAATGACAATGGCACCATGAACTGTGGCTCGTGTCCAATCACTATGAGCATGCCACCAAAGAGTTCCTTCTtcattagaaaatataatttcgTATGTAAAATTTGTACCAGGTTGAATGGGGCATTGTGTGATATATTCTGGACCATCAAACCATGGATTTCTTGGTTGTTTTACCCCATGCCTATAATAATGATGacaatattattattcaaaataaaatgtcaTTCTAGTGATCGAGCCACACTGAAGTGCCAGGATATGCAAGAAATTAACAGCGTGTAAGAGTCTAAGAGAATACCAGTGAATAGTGACTCCATAATATCCTTGATTGTGGACATTAACATAGACGGTGTCTCCTTTGTGAACCTTAATTTCCGGCCCTGGGAAACTGTCGTTCACAACTAGCATGCTCTTTGTACTACACAGCCCTGTAAAGTTTTTCTCCCTAAGCTACAAACAAAGAGAGAATATATAAGCAGACAATAAGCTGCTGATCtttgatccaaaaaaaaaaaaaaaaattatggagaaaGAAATTGCAAGATAGGTGAAACATCGGCGGTTCTCAAACCCAATTTcataaatccaaaaacattCACAGATCGAATAGGCAAGGAAAGAAGTGGTAAGTACTTACAACAAAGTCATAGAAATGGACACCACCTTGAACCATGCAAAATAAGTGTTCAAAAAGAATCAGAATACCCAGAAACTCTAACATCGAGTACTTGTTCTTGGAATTCATTTTCTCACCCTTTAAAGAATATTTTCTTTGCTTACAATACCTACTTATATGGTCTACCCCTTGTGCTTTGTGTTCTATATATgtacaaattaaataaagaatCTCGAAATTCTTCTTCGAGAATCGAGAGTCATTACCAGACAGTCCTCTATCAATTAACCTTCCAAGTTCCCATAGTTACTAATcaatgtataaaataaaaaca is a genomic window of Quercus lobata isolate SW786 chromosome 2, ValleyOak3.0 Primary Assembly, whole genome shotgun sequence containing:
- the LOC115963711 gene encoding laccase-15-like, which produces MNSKNKYSMLEFLGILILFEHLFCMVQGGVHFYDFVLREKNFTGLCSTKSMLVVNDSFPGPEIKVHKGDTVYVNVHNQGYYGVTIHWHGVKQPRNPWFDGPEYITQCPIQPGTNFTYEIIFSNEEGTLWWHAHSDWTRATVHGAIVILPAIGSTYSFPQADGEETIVLAAWYKGNLKEEVDEALEAGSDLPHSDAYTINGEPGDFCACSKETTYHRTVDYNKTYLLRIINAVMNAELFFAVAQHNLTVVGMDGRYVKPLATSYIMISPGQTMDVLITTNQSLGRYYMAARQYSSEDASVTAFDHVNATAILQYESNYSFPSSPSFPTTLPFYLDYIAALNFTNRIRSLASYEYPVNVPLNITTKMYVTVSMNTIFCPTCSGGVDDEILGTSLNNISWVNPSTDVLQAYYRNISGIYTTDFPDQPPSYYNFTGDEFPDSIELTVQGTKVKVLNYNEAVEIVFQGTNVLTGSVNHPMHMHGYSFYVVGAGFGNFNNEIDPKLYNLVDPPEVTTFGVPKNGWVAIRFVANNPGVWFWHCHLDRHMSWGMDTVFIVKNGDTIETSIRKPPAYMPSCKVPLKSYVYGLDEKSNT